The Desulfovibrio inopinatus DSM 10711 genome window below encodes:
- a CDS encoding lactate utilization protein translates to MSSISLSQLELCADALKKNGFDAVVVDSPHSATQHILDHIVPVLQPKVVSYADSMTLHATAVLDAFKDDADIVFIDTFEPGVDRETILERRRHALLSDLFFTGTNALTQTGVLVNLDMVGNRTAALNYGPRHLVLTVGKNKIVPDIEAAQERIKTIAAPENAKRHNFKTPCTKTGVCMECKSPQRICNTWTITERSYPKGRITVILIDEEIGL, encoded by the coding sequence ATGTCGAGCATATCATTATCGCAATTAGAGCTTTGTGCGGATGCGTTGAAAAAAAATGGTTTCGATGCGGTTGTGGTTGATTCACCACACAGCGCTACGCAGCATATTCTCGATCATATCGTGCCTGTTCTTCAACCGAAAGTTGTATCCTATGCCGATTCTATGACACTCCATGCCACAGCAGTCCTTGATGCATTCAAAGACGACGCTGATATCGTCTTTATCGACACCTTCGAACCAGGCGTCGACCGCGAAACCATCCTTGAACGTCGCCGCCATGCACTCTTGAGTGATTTGTTCTTCACGGGAACCAACGCTCTGACTCAGACTGGCGTTCTCGTCAACCTCGATATGGTCGGAAATCGCACAGCTGCCCTGAATTATGGTCCTCGTCATCTTGTTTTGACTGTTGGAAAAAATAAAATCGTGCCCGATATTGAAGCCGCGCAAGAACGTATTAAAACCATAGCAGCACCTGAAAACGCAAAACGCCATAATTTCAAGACGCCCTGCACCAAAACGGGAGTCTGTATGGAATGTAAAAGCCCACAACGAATTTGCAATACGTGGACAATCACCGAA
- the ffh gene encoding signal recognition particle protein, whose translation MFDSLTDRLEGVFKKIRGHARLDENNVQEALREVRLALLEADVNFKVVKDFVARIKDRAMGQDVLQSLTPGQQVVKIVHEEMLVLLGDSAQELELKSSPASIMMVGLQGSGKTTTSGKLALFLRRNKKKKPLLVPADVYRPAAIDQLTKLGAQLDIPVYPSKPEDNPVDICVAALDMAREQGNDLVLFDTAGRLHIDETLMEELIAIKTQTNPDEILFVADAMTGQDAVTVASSFNERLDISGVVLTKMDGDARGGAALSIREVTKKPIKFVGIGEKLNDLEIFHPDRAASRILGMGDILTLIEKAQQDVDEKEAAEMERKFRKAEFDFEDFRTQLRRVKKIGSLDGIMKLIPGMSQIRQKLGDIQMPEKELAKVEAMINSMTVQERQQPKIITTSRRQRIARGSGVTINDVNQLVKNFEQMQKMMKKMMGGGKKGFKMPRMPKGQMPPGMPGMPGMSGQSGLPGMGGLPGMGGMPGMGEGFPGMEGGQPKRKSTKADQKKKKERRKKHRRK comes from the coding sequence ATGTTTGACAGCTTAACAGACCGACTAGAAGGCGTCTTTAAAAAAATTCGTGGCCATGCCCGACTGGATGAAAACAACGTCCAGGAGGCATTGCGCGAAGTACGCTTGGCGTTGCTTGAAGCTGACGTCAACTTCAAAGTAGTCAAAGATTTTGTCGCTCGGATCAAAGATCGGGCAATGGGACAGGACGTACTCCAGAGCCTGACCCCGGGACAGCAAGTGGTCAAAATTGTCCACGAAGAAATGCTGGTACTTCTCGGGGATTCCGCGCAGGAACTCGAACTGAAATCTTCACCTGCATCCATTATGATGGTTGGTTTGCAGGGCTCTGGGAAAACCACGACTTCAGGAAAGCTGGCTCTTTTCTTGCGACGTAACAAGAAGAAAAAGCCACTGCTTGTGCCGGCCGACGTCTATCGACCAGCCGCTATCGACCAGTTGACCAAGCTGGGCGCTCAGCTCGACATCCCTGTATACCCCTCCAAGCCGGAGGATAATCCTGTTGATATCTGTGTGGCCGCTCTTGATATGGCTCGGGAACAGGGGAACGACCTTGTTCTCTTCGATACGGCCGGCCGCTTGCATATTGACGAAACATTGATGGAAGAATTGATTGCCATCAAGACCCAGACGAATCCGGACGAAATTTTGTTCGTTGCCGATGCCATGACCGGTCAAGATGCTGTAACCGTGGCATCAAGCTTTAACGAACGACTTGATATTTCGGGGGTTGTTCTTACGAAGATGGATGGTGATGCCCGTGGTGGGGCTGCGCTGTCTATCCGGGAAGTCACGAAAAAGCCTATCAAATTCGTCGGTATCGGGGAAAAACTCAATGACCTTGAGATTTTTCATCCGGACCGAGCCGCTTCCCGTATTTTAGGGATGGGCGACATCCTGACCCTCATTGAAAAAGCACAGCAGGATGTCGATGAAAAAGAAGCCGCCGAGATGGAACGGAAGTTCCGCAAGGCCGAGTTCGATTTCGAAGATTTCCGCACTCAGCTTCGGCGAGTGAAGAAAATTGGTTCTCTGGATGGAATCATGAAATTGATTCCGGGGATGTCCCAAATTCGTCAGAAGTTGGGCGATATTCAGATGCCGGAAAAGGAATTGGCCAAGGTTGAAGCCATGATCAATTCCATGACTGTGCAAGAACGCCAGCAACCCAAAATCATCACGACCAGCCGCCGCCAACGTATTGCTCGAGGCAGTGGCGTCACCATCAATGATGTCAATCAGCTCGTAAAAAATTTCGAGCAAATGCAGAAAATGATGAAAAAGATGATGGGTGGTGGCAAAAAAGGCTTCAAAATGCCTCGAATGCCCAAAGGGCAGATGCCTCCTGGCATGCCAGGGATGCCCGGAATGTCAGGTCAAAGCGGTTTGCCCGGCATGGGAGGACTTCCTGGAATGGGAGGCATGCCAGGGATGGGCGAAGGGTTTCCCGGTATGGAAGGCGGGCAACCGAAACGCAAATCGACCAAGGCCGATCAGAAAAAGAAAAAAGAACGTCGCAAAAAGCATCGCCGCAAATAG
- the rpsP gene encoding 30S ribosomal protein S16, with protein MAMKIRLTRLGCKKRPFYRIIAVDSKTRRDGRALDFIGHYNPMVDPAEIKVDKEKMQKWLDRGAKPSDTVRALLSKAADS; from the coding sequence ATGGCCATGAAAATTCGCCTCACCCGCCTTGGGTGTAAAAAGCGTCCTTTTTATCGTATTATTGCTGTGGATTCGAAAACCAGACGCGACGGACGCGCGCTGGATTTCATCGGGCATTACAACCCCATGGTTGACCCCGCTGAAATAAAGGTGGATAAAGAAAAAATGCAGAAATGGCTTGATCGCGGTGCTAAACCGTCTGATACGGTGCGGGCATTGCTGAGTAAGGCCGCTGATTCCTAA
- a CDS encoding KH domain-containing protein yields MLKDLVEYVAKSLVDNPDQVVVSEVEGEQTSVIELKVAKEDLGKVIGKQGRTARAMRTILGAASTKAKKRSVLEILE; encoded by the coding sequence ATGCTGAAAGATCTGGTCGAATATGTTGCCAAGTCGTTGGTCGATAACCCTGATCAAGTTGTGGTTTCAGAAGTCGAGGGAGAACAAACCTCGGTCATCGAACTCAAAGTAGCCAAGGAGGATCTTGGCAAGGTCATCGGCAAACAGGGACGGACGGCACGAGCTATGCGAACCATTCTCGGTGCGGCATCCACTAAGGCAAAGAAACGTTCCGTCTTGGAAATCCTTGAATAA
- the rimM gene encoding ribosome maturation factor RimM (Essential for efficient processing of 16S rRNA): MTKTDYVVVGRVAKPHGIKGEFRIQSYADSPSFFSGVETIFFGSETRGAHVDPKPYKLISARPHKENVLAVVEGINDRNDAERLRGFDVFVRAEELPLIDDDEVYLHEIFGFDVINVQDNTRIGILNGVLEMPQQEVWSIGTDSGKEVLFPANEETVVAIDLDEKTVSVDPPEGLLELYL; this comes from the coding sequence ATGACGAAAACCGACTACGTTGTTGTCGGCAGGGTCGCTAAACCTCATGGAATCAAGGGGGAGTTCCGCATACAATCCTATGCGGACTCCCCCTCCTTCTTCTCCGGGGTCGAGACGATTTTTTTCGGCTCGGAAACACGCGGCGCTCATGTCGACCCCAAACCGTACAAGCTCATTTCAGCCCGGCCGCACAAAGAAAACGTTTTGGCCGTGGTTGAAGGTATCAACGATCGCAACGACGCAGAGCGTCTCCGTGGTTTTGATGTGTTTGTACGAGCAGAGGAATTACCCCTCATTGATGACGATGAAGTCTATCTCCATGAGATATTTGGATTTGATGTCATCAATGTGCAAGACAATACACGCATCGGAATTTTGAACGGTGTGCTTGAGATGCCCCAGCAAGAAGTCTGGTCTATTGGCACGGATTCGGGAAAAGAAGTTTTGTTTCCAGCCAATGAAGAGACGGTTGTTGCCATTGATCTCGACGAAAAAACCGTGAGCGTTGACCCGCCTGAAGGGTTGCTCGAACTGTATTTGTAA